The Miscanthus floridulus cultivar M001 chromosome 7, ASM1932011v1, whole genome shotgun sequence genome includes a region encoding these proteins:
- the LOC136467883 gene encoding ATP-dependent DNA helicase Q-like 3: MRRPPPTSLLLVLVCRELEIHPSGLCIDFFCCALKIDLSRCRRNWDTTRCGVRSLFSKRSGSTGRRPALKMKGVLQIKGVSGREKKAPKELESVLNRYFGYSGFRGKQLGAIEAVLSGRDCFCLMPTGGGKSMCYQIPALVKTGIVLVISPLIALMENQVASLKNKGIPAEFLSSTQASHTKQRIHEDLDTGNPSLKLLYVAPELVATSGFTAKLKKLYNRGLLGLVAIDEAHCISTWGHDFRPSYRKLSSLRKQFPDIPSLALTATAVLKVQKDVISSLCLQNPVILRASFNRPNIFYEVRCKDLLDDVYSDISNLLKSSGNVCSIIYCLERAACDDLSMHLSQQGVSSAAYHAGLNSKVRSSILDDWLSSRTQVVVATVAFGMGIDRQDVRIVCHFNLPKSMESFYQESGRAGRDQRPSRSVLYYRLDDRRRMEFILRNPKTNKSQPSSSSNELSEKALADFSQIVDYCESSSCRRKKVIESFGEKVRPTLCQRSCDACKHPNLVSSRLEELRRVPNCRFNKISPVFQSSVKPAHLDTEFWNREVEASISAEDISDSDDGNEVVSSIAISKVPAKTGLDAKFKALERAENAYYQGKCQTKQQCGGLADKKSISQTLRDACRKILLDALGQAKLRLGNIPCENEASATHLETECFKKYEKVGKTFYNSQIAATVRWLSSATSSQMHDRLHALIDQTKDDGAPGSPDIVRESPPASPEIVGARPGETSNYEADDKPQHIRELEKRNHSNESAKGAAASTVNMELPAIPTGNMALPPIPTFREFLSQKGRDRAKSYSSSNAANQPSGIRRKSSGQVDKEETSKRMKS, encoded by the exons ATGCGCCGTCCTCCGCCCACCTCCCTCCTCCTCGTACTGGTCTGCAGAGAACTGGAGATCCATCCATCCGGGCTCTGCATTGATTTCTTCTGTTG CGCGCTCAAGATCGACCTCAGTCGATGCCGTAGGAATTGGGACACAACAAGGTGCGGGGTGAGAAGTTTGTTTTCCAAGAGATCCGGTTCAACTGGACGCCGCCCTGCA CTCAAAATGAAAGGAGTACTTCAGATTAAGGGGGTATCAGGACGTGAAAAGAAGGCTCCTAAGGAGCTCGAGAGCGTCTTGAACCGATATTTCGGATATTCAGGATTTCGAGGAAAACAACTGGGAGCTATAGAAGCTGTTCTATCAG GAAGAGATTGCTTTTGTTTGATGCCAACTGGTGGTGGAAAGTCGATGTGCTATCAGATTCCAGCTCTGGTCAAGACAGGCATTGTTCTTGTCATTTCACCCTTGATAG CACTGATG GAGAACCAGGTTGCCAGCTTGAAAAATAAAGGTATCCCAGCTGAATTTCTCTCTTCAACACAGGCATCTCACACTAAACAAAGG ATACATGAAGACCTTGATACTGGTAATCCTTCTTTAAAGTTGCTATATGTCGCTCCTGAGCTTGTTGCAACGTCAGGCTTTACAGCAAAGCTAAAGAAGCTTTACAACAGAGGTCTTCTTGGTCTTGTTGCTATTGATGAG GCTCACTGTATTTCGACTTGGGGCCACGATTTCAG ACCTAGTTACCGCAAGCTTTCATCATTGAGGAAGCAGTTCCCAGATATCCCTTCGTTAGCTTTAACTGCAACTGCTGTCCTGAA GGTCCAGAAAGATGTGATATCATCACTGTGCTTGCAAAATCCAGTAATTCTTAGAGCTTCATTTAATCGACCCAATATATTCTATGAAG TTCGTTGCAAGGATCTTCTTGATGATGTTTACTCTGATATATCAAATTTACTGAAGTCAAGCGGAAATGTTTGCTCAATTATATATTGTCTTGAACGGGCAGCTTGTGATGATCTAAGCATGCATTTGTCACAGCAGGGTGTCTCTTCTGCTG CTTATCATGCTGGCCTAAATAGCAAAGTGCGAAGTTCTATTCTCGATGACTGGCTTTCATCGAGAACTCAAGTCGTTGTTGCAACTGTAGCCTTTGG GATG GGTATTGATAGACAAGATGTCCGTATTGTATGCCACTTCAACTTGCCTAAGTCAATGGAATCCTTCTACCAGGAGTCAGGTCGAGCTGGTCGTGATCAACGACCTTCAAGAAGTGTTTTGTATTACAGATTAGATGACCGGAGGAGAATG GAATTCATTTTGAGAAACCCCAAAACTAACAAATCACAGCCGTCTTCCTCTTCAAATGAGCTTTCTGAGAAGGCTCTAGCTGACTTCAGTCAG ATTGTTGACTACTGTGAAAGTTCTAGCTGCCGGCGAAAAAAGGTCATTGAGAGCTTTGGAGAGAAA gtaCGACCAACTTTATGCCAACGCTCATGCGATGCTTGCAAGCACCCAAACTTAGTGTCATCACGTCTGGAGGAACTCCGTCGTGTGCCCAACTGTCGCTTTAATAAGATCTCCCCAGTGTTCCAAAG CTCAGTTAAACCAGCACACTTGGACACAGAATTCTGGAATCGTGAAGTTGAGGCAAGCATATCAGCTGAAGACATCTCAGATTCTGATG ATGGGAATGAGGTAGTGAGTAGTATAGCCATTTCAAAGGTTCCAGCAAAAACTGGTCTAGATGCAAAATTTAAAGCCCTGGAGCGTGCTGAAAATGCTTATTACCAAGGCAAATGTCAGACCAAGCAGCAG TGTGGTGGTCTTGCTGACAAGAAAAGCATCTCTCAGAC cctaagAGATGCATGCCGGAAAATATTGTTGGATGCTCTTGGACAAGCAAAGCTGCGACTTGGGAATATTCC GTGCGAAAATGAGGCTTCTGCTACACACCTTGAAACAGAGTGCTTCAAAAAATATGAGAAAGTGGGCAAGACGTTCTACAACTCACAGATAGCCGCCACAGTTCGGTGGCTGTCATCCGCAACATCCAGTCAGATGCACGACCGCCTCCATGCTCTTATCGACCAAACTAAAGATGATGGTGCGCCAGGCTCCCCCGACATTGTCCGAGAGTCACCTCCAGCATCTCCTGAAATCGTCGGCGCAAGGCCAGGAGAAACCAGTAACTATGAAGCTGACGACAAACCGCAGCATATTCGTGAGTTGGAAAAGAGGAATCATTCCAATGAGTCTGCAAAGGGTGCTGCGGCATCGACTGTGAACATGGAGCTCCCCGCGATACCAACTGGGAACATGGCGCTCCCCCCGATACCAACGTTCAGAGAATTCTTGAGCCAAAAAGGAAGGGATCGGGCAAAGAGCTATTCAAGTTCTAATGCGGCGAACCAGCCTTCTGGTATTCGTAGGAAGTCTAGTGGTCAGGTTGATAAGGAAGAAACCAGCAAGAGGATGAAATCATGA
- the LOC136467879 gene encoding uncharacterized protein isoform X1, whose product MEATICESCNSMVTVAASTGFKQQSRGPVQARWNYPFERKIQQLKKKVWNKARVEGCIIETELVEEATNFLSLYFKSHVRSVRNKAARYDDGASTYHSSCNLEHFQYPGRCTSPRGVRSLTTEEYDAAFLYVLMNMPEMDEHFNKFEKAEWKGWRRPTPEQLRELRLKGWKGMRGERGPNFFEWFKECMQTTGVDAALCQISYGFRSRVTSYGAMMSMAIGFDQKSMRELNQA is encoded by the exons ATGGAGGCAACAATCTGTGAATCGTGTAACAGTATGGTAACAGTAGCAGCATCGACCGGTTTCAAGCAACAAAGCA GAGGTCCTGTCCAAGCCCGTTGGAACTATCCATTTGAGAG GAAAATCCAACAACTTAAGAAGAAGGTTTGGAATAAGGCCCGTGTTGAGGGTTGCATCATCGAGACTGAATTAGTCGAGGAGGCCACAAATTTCCTCTCACTTTATTTCAAGTCCCATGTCCGATCAGTTAGAAATAAAGCTGCTCGATATGATGATGGAGCTTCTACATATCATAGTTCATGCAACCTCGAACACTTTCAATACCCTGGCCGGTGTACTAGCCCTCGTGGTGTTCGTTCGCTCACAACAGAAGAGTATGATGCTGCTTTCCTATATGTTTTGATGAACATGCCTGAGATGGACGAACACTTCAA TAAATTTGAGAAGGCAGAGTGGAAGGGCTGGAGAAGACCAACACCTGAACAACTTAGGGAGTTAAGGTTGAAGGGGTGGAAGGGTATGCGAGGAGAACGTGGGCCTAATTTCTTTGAGTGGTTCAAAGAA TGCATGCAAACAACTGGTGTTGATGCTGCCTTGTGCCAAATATCTTATGGTTTTCGTAGTAGGGTAACCAGTTATGGGGCTATGATGTCAATGGCTATAGGTTTCGATCAAAAGAGCATGAGAGAGCTAAATCAGGCTTAG
- the LOC136467882 gene encoding uncharacterized protein has protein sequence MATATMATAAGAAALLYYTLNRRLQTERLNQEGECSNSRDVAPRAAPGSPSRSRVSRRDVRAPATWLETISTLSETLRFTYSETLGKWPIGDLAFGISFLLKRQGNLSVASIYAGNDSVELKGADVISDLKYLLNLLTLCWHFSKKPFPLFLEATGYSAEDVLMQEPKAGILKPAFTILLDRDKKSILLLIRGTHSIRDTLTAATGAVVPFHHTIVQEGGVSDLVLGYAHFGMVAAARWIAKLSGPCLAQALHMYPDFKIKVVGHSLGGGTAALLTYILREQKEFTSTTCVAFAPAACMTWELAESGVRFITTVINGADLVPTFSAASVDDLRSEVTASAWLNDLCHQIEQTRILSTFYRSASALGSRLPSMANAKARVAGAGAILRPVSTGTQVVMRRARSVAQAAWTRPGLQLSSWACIGPRRRNNVSSTSTVTSEEIRASTSGGSESTSLLTETTVETSEAVTSEAVPEEVQSSVAVAVDAIGLVDDKVDSDDDIGDHHDEDRMTDVELWQQLESELYRKREGEDDDIVEDMTESTIAEEVGGVAEDVLSETKEVHRFYPPGKIMHILTSSREEAVHEEEPDVHQDDATNGESHSSMGIFLTPRSLYGKLRLSKMMVNDHYMPIYRRNIEQLIAELEKDSSDPMGDRLNTT, from the exons TTACTACACGCTGAACCGCCGCCTGCAGACAGAGAGGCTGAATCAGGAAGGGGAGTGCAGCAACAGCAGGGATGTGGCGCCCAGGGCCGCGCCGGGTTCTCCCAGCAGGAGCCGGGTGTCGCGGAGGGACGTCCGTGCCCCTGCCACCTGGCTTGAGACTATCTCGACGCTGTCAGAGACGCTGCGGTTCACGTATTCAGAGACCCTTGGGAAGTGGCCGATCGGTGACCTAGCTTTCGGCATCAGTTTCCTCCTCAAGAGACAG GGAAACCTATCTGTAGCAAGCATATACGCTGGAAATGATAGTGTGGAGCTCAAAGGAGCTGACGTAATTTCTGACTTAAAGTATCTTCTCAATTTGCTGACACTTTGCTGGCATTTCTCCAAAAAGCCATTCCCGTTGTTTTTGGAGGCGACTGGCTACTCTGCGGAggatgttcttatgcaagaaccTAAAGCAGGA ATTTTGAAGCCAGCTTTCACCATTTTGCTTGATAGAGACAAAAAGTCCATACTTCTATTAATTAGGGGAACTCATAGCATCAGAGATACATTAACAGCTGCCACTGGTGCTGTGGTTCCATTTCACCATACAATTGTACAGGAAGGTGGTGTTAGCGACTTAGTACTAGGATATGCTCATTTTGGGATGGTTGCGGCTGCTAGGTGGATTGCGAAGCTCTCAGGGCCTTGTCTGGCACAAGCATTGCACATGTACCCAGACTTCAAAATAAAG GTTGTTGGACATTCACTGGGGGGTGGTACAGCTGCTCTGTTGACATACATCCTGAGGGAGCAGAAGGAGTTTACCTCTACTACTTGTGTGGCATTTGCTCCAG CTGCATGTATGACATGGGAACTGGCAGAGTCAGGTGTGCGTTTTATCACTACAGTCATCAACGGAGCTGATTTAGTTCCAACATTTTCTGCTGCATCAGTAGATGATCTTCGTTCAGAG GTTACAGCATCTGCTTGGCTAAATGATCTCTGTCACCAAATTGAACAAACCAGAATCCTAAGCACTTTTTATCGTTCAGCATCAGCCTTGGGATCGCGACTTCCTTCTATGGCAAATGCTAAAGCAAGAGTAGCTGGTGCTGGCGCTATCTTAAGACCTGTATCTACCGGGACACAG GTTGTAATGAGGAGAGCTCGCAGTGTAGCGCAGGCAGCATGGACAAGACCTGGACTGCAACTATCTTCATGGGCTTGTATTGGGCCAAGACGGCGAAATAATGTTTCATCTACTTCAACTGTCACATCAGAGGAAATAAGAGCATCTACAAGCGGTGGATCCGAATCCACTTCGCTGTTGACTGAAACAACCGTAGAAACCTCAGAGGCAGTTACATCAGAAGCTGTACCAGAAGAGGTTCAGAGTTCCGTTGCTGTGGCGGTCGATGCTATTGGCTTGGTAGATGACAAGGTAGATAGCGATGATGACATCGGCGATCACCATGACGAGGACAGGATGACTGATGTGGAGCTGTGGCAGCAACTTGAAAGTGAGTTGTACCGGAAGAGGGAAGGAGAAGATGATGACATAGTGGAAGATATGACTGAAAGTACAATTGCTGAGGAGGTGggtggcgtggctgaagatgtgcTCAGTGAGACCAAGGAAGTGCATAGGTTCTACCCTCCTGGAAAGATCATGCATATATTAACCTCCAGCAGGGAAGAAGCAGTCCATGAAGAGGAGCCCGATGTTCATCAGGATGATGCGACGAATGGGGAGTCACATAGCAGCATGGGGATCTTCTTGACGCCAAGATCTCTGTACGGCAAGCTGAGGCTTTCGAAGATGATGGTCAATGATCATTACATGCCTATATACAGAAGAAACATTGAGCAGCTGATCGCTGAGCTTGAGAAGGATTCCTCGGATCCTATGGGTGATAGGCTTAACACTACATAG